In Bacteroidota bacterium, the following are encoded in one genomic region:
- a CDS encoding serine/threonine-protein kinase encodes MPPSLPDWDHVARVLAAVADLAPTERDARLAEEPPEVRTEVASLLCLDALATEFFEAGPRDALDGAVRADADLHPGDRVGPWSVEAEVGRGGMGTVYRARRVDGRAEQTVALKVIRRGMDTADVLARFRRERAVLAGLDAPFVARFLDAGETDDGRPFLALEYVEGEPLTDYASAHQLGVDDRLRLFVQVCEAVAYAHRRLVVHRDLKPSNVLVTEDDQGRPRVKLLDFGVARLLDDTAPDLTQGPRAPLTPAYAAPEQKAGAVVTTAADVYALGVLLFELLTGARPDGPESQPSRAVTAEAATAIGTTPTALTARLRGDLDAVCAKAFRAAPDDRYASADAIARDLQRYLDGFPVHARKGTRRYRARAFVRRHRLGVTLAAGALVLLLAFVGALAVALDRASAERDRAEAEALRAARVTDFLRGVVAEANPRSTTGSGSVQAALDAASRRALAGLGDDPAAEAAVLDAAGQAYVELGAYDEAEPLLSRALALRAEQAETDGQADALSDSYRALGRWAVASGRYAAADSLAQVALARARSAAPRASALGMLGALRSIEGDNEEAVRLLRESADLYASVGRDGELPRAHVISRLGFTLAQRGDTEAAEALLQEALTVQRRRLPEAHPEIASTLTSLGAFYFRLDSLDAAARVTREAADVAARALGPGHPSVARAVSNLAIYAAMQGDLAAAETRAREALSLRQAALGPDHPGVARTLSTLGQILTDQGRPADAIAPIRDAERITRATYGDDSPETARLEATLAQALLDGGDAAAAVRLLESALRVKQALPDQPEVPATRLLLGDALVEVGDCDQARPHLQAGLAEADESLEATLRLHSALAACDGSEASRQAAQAVLAEAPAVLAARLAPRLQTP; translated from the coding sequence GTGCCTCCTTCGCTTCCCGACTGGGACCATGTCGCCCGCGTACTCGCGGCGGTCGCTGACCTCGCACCTACCGAGCGTGACGCGCGCCTCGCCGAGGAGCCCCCCGAGGTACGTACAGAGGTAGCGTCGCTCCTGTGCCTGGATGCGTTGGCTACGGAGTTCTTCGAGGCGGGCCCTCGCGATGCACTGGACGGCGCCGTTCGAGCCGACGCCGACCTGCATCCGGGCGACCGTGTCGGTCCGTGGTCCGTTGAGGCGGAGGTGGGACGCGGCGGCATGGGCACCGTCTACCGCGCGCGCCGCGTGGATGGGCGTGCCGAGCAAACGGTCGCGCTCAAAGTAATCCGTCGCGGCATGGACACCGCCGACGTGCTGGCCCGCTTCCGCCGCGAACGTGCCGTCCTGGCTGGCCTGGATGCCCCGTTCGTCGCGCGTTTCCTCGACGCGGGGGAGACGGACGATGGGCGACCGTTTCTCGCGCTGGAGTATGTAGAGGGCGAACCGCTTACCGACTACGCCTCAGCTCACCAGCTAGGCGTGGATGACCGGCTCCGGCTCTTCGTGCAAGTCTGCGAGGCCGTCGCCTACGCGCACCGACGGCTCGTCGTCCACCGTGACCTCAAGCCGTCGAACGTGCTGGTGACCGAGGACGACCAGGGTCGTCCGCGCGTCAAGCTCCTCGACTTCGGCGTGGCGCGACTGCTCGACGACACCGCGCCGGACCTCACGCAGGGGCCACGCGCGCCTCTCACCCCGGCCTATGCCGCCCCGGAGCAGAAAGCCGGCGCGGTCGTGACGACGGCCGCCGACGTCTACGCGCTGGGGGTGCTGCTCTTCGAACTGCTCACCGGCGCGCGCCCCGACGGTCCAGAATCGCAGCCGAGCCGCGCGGTCACGGCGGAGGCAGCCACAGCAATTGGCACGACCCCGACAGCGCTCACAGCCCGTTTGCGCGGCGACCTTGACGCCGTGTGTGCGAAGGCGTTCCGCGCGGCCCCCGACGATCGCTATGCCTCCGCCGACGCTATCGCCAGGGACCTCCAGCGCTACCTCGACGGCTTTCCGGTGCACGCGCGCAAGGGCACCCGCCGTTACCGCGCCCGCGCGTTCGTGCGCCGCCATCGTCTGGGCGTGACGCTCGCGGCGGGGGCGCTCGTGCTGCTGCTGGCCTTTGTGGGGGCCCTCGCCGTCGCGCTCGACCGCGCCTCTGCCGAGCGCGACCGGGCCGAAGCCGAAGCGCTGCGCGCCGCTCGCGTGACCGACTTCCTGCGGGGCGTTGTGGCCGAGGCCAACCCACGCAGCACGACGGGCAGCGGCTCGGTGCAGGCCGCCCTCGACGCGGCCTCGCGGCGAGCGCTCGCGGGCCTGGGCGACGACCCCGCCGCAGAGGCCGCCGTCCTCGACGCCGCCGGACAGGCGTACGTGGAGCTGGGAGCCTACGACGAAGCGGAGCCGCTCCTCAGCCGCGCCCTTGCGCTGCGCGCGGAGCAGGCCGAGACCGATGGGCAAGCCGACGCCCTCTCGGACAGCTACCGCGCCCTCGGCCGCTGGGCCGTCGCCTCCGGGCGCTACGCCGCAGCGGACTCGCTCGCGCAGGTGGCCCTCGCCCGCGCTCGCAGCGCCGCACCTCGAGCCTCGGCGCTGGGCATGCTCGGTGCTCTCCGGTCCATCGAAGGCGACAACGAAGAGGCCGTCCGCCTGCTACGTGAGAGCGCCGACCTCTACGCCAGCGTCGGGCGCGACGGCGAACTCCCGCGCGCGCATGTCATCTCTCGCCTTGGCTTCACGCTCGCGCAGCGCGGCGACACCGAGGCCGCCGAGGCGCTGCTCCAGGAGGCGCTCACCGTTCAACGCCGCCGGCTGCCCGAGGCCCATCCCGAGATTGCGTCGACGCTCACGTCGCTCGGCGCGTTCTACTTCCGCCTCGACAGCCTCGACGCGGCTGCACGTGTGACTCGCGAGGCGGCGGACGTGGCGGCGCGGGCGCTGGGCCCCGGCCACCCGTCGGTGGCGCGCGCCGTCTCGAACCTCGCGATCTATGCAGCCATGCAGGGCGATCTTGCAGCGGCGGAGACGCGCGCCCGCGAGGCGCTATCACTACGCCAGGCTGCCCTCGGCCCCGACCACCCCGGCGTGGCACGCACCCTCTCGACCCTCGGACAGATCCTCACCGACCAGGGCCGCCCCGCTGACGCCATCGCGCCGATCCGCGACGCCGAGCGCATCACGCGGGCCACCTACGGCGACGATAGTCCCGAGACGGCCCGCCTCGAAGCTACCCTTGCCCAGGCTCTGCTCGACGGGGGCGACGCCGCTGCGGCCGTGCGCCTCTTGGAGTCGGCCCTGCGCGTCAAGCAGGCCCTGCCCGACCAGCCCGAGGTCCCCGCGACGCGCCTCCTCCTCGGCGACGCGCTCGTGGAGGTCGGCGACTGCGACCAGGCGCGCCCGCACCTCCAGGCAGGCCTAGCGGAGGCCGATGAAAGCCTGGAGGCCACGTTGCGCCTCCACAGCGCCCTCGCCGCCTGCGACGGCAGCGAAGCGTCCCGGCAGGCCGCGCAGGCCGTGCTCGCCGAGGCTCCGGCGGTGCTCGCCGCCCGCCTCGCGCCTCGACTGCAGACGCCTTAG
- the thyA gene encoding thymidylate synthase, with translation MQLAAPPRLGHIYEHADDAYLDLVRHVLATGVRKTNRTGTDTLSSFAAFYSVDLQAGYPLLTTKKVYFNSMWREVLWYLSGADHIRELRQHTKIWDAWADADGNLETAYGRFWRRFPIPAEGGWLGSEVFAGPDHPNVQEEADGSLSFDQIGYVRDELRRNPMSRRLVVSAWHPGNAAVSKLPPCHYTFCFNVEPRSQGPDLLHCHLTQRSADIAVGVPFNLACYALLTQALAQEVGMAPGRFAHTLIDAHIYVDHLDGLNEQLARSPRALPTLAIAAKPLDDLTFEDATLSGYNPHPAIRFPVAV, from the coding sequence ATGCAACTCGCCGCCCCTCCTCGTCTCGGCCATATCTACGAGCACGCCGACGACGCCTACCTCGACCTTGTCCGGCATGTCCTCGCCACGGGCGTGCGCAAGACCAACCGCACCGGCACGGACACGCTCTCCAGCTTCGCGGCCTTCTACAGCGTGGACCTCCAGGCAGGCTACCCGCTCCTGACGACGAAGAAGGTCTACTTCAACTCGATGTGGCGCGAGGTGCTGTGGTACCTCTCCGGCGCCGACCACATCCGCGAGCTGCGCCAGCACACGAAGATCTGGGACGCCTGGGCCGATGCCGACGGCAACCTGGAGACCGCCTACGGGCGCTTCTGGCGGCGTTTCCCGATCCCCGCCGAGGGCGGCTGGCTCGGCAGCGAGGTCTTCGCCGGACCCGATCACCCGAACGTCCAGGAGGAGGCCGACGGCTCGCTCTCGTTCGACCAGATCGGCTACGTGCGCGACGAGCTGCGCCGCAACCCGATGAGCCGCCGCCTCGTGGTGAGCGCGTGGCACCCGGGAAACGCAGCCGTGAGCAAGCTGCCGCCGTGCCACTACACGTTCTGCTTCAACGTGGAGCCGCGCAGCCAGGGGCCGGACCTGCTGCACTGCCACCTCACGCAGCGCTCGGCCGACATCGCGGTGGGCGTGCCGTTCAACCTCGCCTGCTACGCGCTCCTCACGCAGGCGCTCGCGCAGGAGGTCGGCATGGCCCCGGGCCGCTTCGCGCACACGCTCATCGACGCGCACATCTACGTGGACCACCTCGACGGGCTGAACGAGCAACTGGCCCGCTCGCCGCGCGCGCTGCCGACGCTGGCCATCGCCGCGAAGCCGCTGGACGACCTGACGTTCGAGGACGCAACGCTCTCTGGATACAACCCGCACCCCGCGATCCGCTTCCCAGTGGCGGTCTAG
- a CDS encoding peptide ligase PGM1-related protein yields the protein MLLDLDPPRVAPVDLPRNGAGPASGSPEEGARFAALQTAFLDQFEHVFPDSKAPRTVVVVPSLTLPQDELRKIDGATHYEERMLFALMLLRMPRTRVVYVTSQPLPPGIVDYVLNLLAGVPSVHARERLMLLACHDHSDRPLTQKLLDRPRLLERIRRQIDDPAAAHLTVFNATELERTLAVRLGIPLYACDPALRHLGTKSGSREIFREAGVPLPDGFEHLHTPAEIAGALAVLKQRNPALRKAVVKLDEGFSGEGNAIFSYAGAPASLCSGDTLERWIADVLPERLQFEAKTETWDHYAASFAAMGGIVEAFVDGARKTSPSVQCRVDPTGRASVISTHEQVLGGPSGQVFLGCTFPAAAPYRLALQDAGERIGAVLAERGALGRFGVDFLCVEDPEADGGWRYVAIEINLRKGGTTHPYLMLDFLTDGAYDSETGLYRTPSGQPRYYYASDNLTSERYRGLTPYDLVDLAVYHGLHFHGATQEGVVFHLIGALSEFGKLGVLCIGATPKRAQALYDETVALLDRETA from the coding sequence ATGCTGCTCGACCTCGATCCCCCGCGCGTTGCCCCCGTCGACCTCCCGCGCAACGGGGCCGGGCCTGCATCGGGATCGCCCGAGGAGGGCGCTCGTTTCGCGGCGCTCCAGACGGCCTTCCTGGACCAGTTCGAGCACGTCTTTCCTGACTCGAAGGCGCCGCGCACGGTCGTCGTCGTGCCGAGCCTGACGCTGCCGCAGGACGAACTGCGCAAGATCGACGGCGCGACCCACTACGAGGAGCGCATGCTCTTCGCGCTGATGCTGCTGCGCATGCCGCGCACGCGCGTGGTCTACGTGACGAGCCAGCCGCTGCCACCGGGCATCGTGGACTATGTGCTCAATCTGCTCGCGGGCGTCCCGAGCGTGCACGCCCGCGAGCGCCTTATGCTCCTCGCCTGCCACGACCACTCCGACCGGCCACTCACGCAGAAGCTCCTCGACCGCCCGCGCCTCCTTGAGCGCATCCGACGTCAGATCGACGACCCCGCGGCGGCGCACCTCACCGTCTTCAACGCGACCGAGCTAGAGCGGACGCTCGCCGTGCGCCTCGGCATCCCGCTCTACGCCTGCGATCCGGCGCTGCGCCACCTCGGCACGAAGAGCGGCAGCCGCGAAATCTTCCGCGAGGCCGGCGTCCCGCTGCCCGACGGCTTCGAGCACCTGCACACGCCCGCCGAGATCGCCGGGGCGCTCGCCGTGCTGAAGCAGCGCAACCCAGCGCTGCGCAAGGCTGTCGTCAAGCTCGACGAGGGGTTCAGCGGCGAGGGCAACGCCATCTTCTCCTACGCAGGCGCACCCGCCTCGCTTTGTTCAGGCGACACGCTCGAACGCTGGATCGCGGACGTACTGCCCGAGCGCCTCCAGTTCGAGGCGAAGACGGAGACCTGGGACCACTACGCCGCCTCGTTCGCCGCGATGGGCGGCATTGTCGAAGCGTTCGTCGACGGCGCGCGCAAGACCTCGCCCTCAGTGCAGTGCCGCGTCGACCCAACGGGCCGCGCCTCCGTGATCTCGACGCACGAGCAGGTGCTTGGCGGACCGAGCGGCCAGGTCTTCCTCGGCTGCACGTTCCCCGCCGCCGCGCCTTACCGGCTTGCTCTCCAAGACGCGGGCGAGCGCATCGGAGCCGTTCTCGCCGAGCGCGGCGCCCTCGGCCGCTTCGGCGTCGACTTTCTGTGCGTCGAAGACCCCGAAGCCGACGGCGGGTGGCGCTACGTTGCCATCGAGATCAACCTGCGCAAGGGCGGGACGACGCACCCCTACCTGATGCTCGACTTCCTCACGGACGGGGCCTACGACTCAGAGACGGGCCTCTACCGCACGCCGTCAGGCCAGCCGCGCTACTACTACGCCTCGGACAACCTCACGAGCGAGCGCTACCGCGGCCTCACGCCCTACGACCTCGTGGACCTCGCCGTCTACCACGGGCTGCACTTCCACGGGGCCACGCAGGAGGGCGTCGTGTTCCACCTCATCGGCGCGCTCTCCGAGTTCGGCAAGCTCGGCGTCCTCTGCATCGGCGCGACGCCCAAGCGCGCCCAGGCGCTCTACGACGAGACGGTGGCGCTGCTCGACCGGGAGACCGCGTAG
- a CDS encoding DUF3817 domain-containing protein: protein MLSSSIGRLRLAGLVEGTSFLVLLFIAMPLKYLADQPEAVSVVGWVHGALFVLFGVALLIAMQDEGWSLKKAAVIFIAAVVPFGPFVIDRQLKREQEAAA, encoded by the coding sequence ATGCTCTCCTCGTCTATCGGTCGGCTGCGGCTGGCTGGCCTCGTCGAAGGCACCTCGTTCCTGGTGCTCCTCTTCATTGCAATGCCGCTGAAGTACCTCGCCGATCAGCCCGAGGCGGTCTCGGTCGTCGGATGGGTGCACGGGGCGCTGTTTGTGCTCTTCGGCGTGGCGCTGCTCATCGCCATGCAGGACGAAGGGTGGTCGCTGAAGAAGGCCGCCGTGATTTTCATCGCGGCCGTGGTACCGTTCGGCCCATTCGTGATCGACCGGCAGCTCAAGCGCGAGCAGGAAGCAGCGGCGTAG
- a CDS encoding sigma-70 family RNA polymerase sigma factor — translation MAPNLTLLLHEVAEGDAAAGDRLYPLVYDELRALAHRHLRNERANHTLATTALVHEAYLRLVDVEATTWQDRAHFFAFASRVMRRVLIDWARARVAAKRGSGAVHAGLDSLANGLPDPSRPETLLALDEALDRLAERAERAARVVECRYFAGLTIDETAAALGVSDGTVKADWRAARAWLLRQLAAPEA, via the coding sequence TTGGCTCCCAACCTCACCCTGCTGCTCCACGAGGTCGCCGAGGGCGACGCGGCTGCGGGGGACCGGCTCTACCCGCTCGTCTACGACGAACTCCGGGCGCTCGCCCACCGCCACCTGCGCAACGAACGGGCCAACCACACCCTCGCTACGACCGCCCTGGTCCACGAAGCCTACCTCCGCTTGGTCGATGTCGAGGCGACGACCTGGCAGGACCGGGCGCACTTCTTCGCGTTCGCCTCCCGCGTCATGCGTCGCGTGCTGATCGACTGGGCACGAGCACGGGTCGCCGCCAAGCGCGGCAGCGGAGCCGTCCACGCCGGACTAGACAGCCTCGCAAACGGGCTCCCCGACCCTAGTCGCCCCGAGACGCTCCTGGCGCTCGACGAAGCACTCGACCGCCTCGCGGAGCGCGCGGAGCGCGCCGCTCGCGTCGTAGAGTGCCGCTACTTCGCCGGGCTGACCATCGACGAGACCGCCGCAGCGCTCGGCGTCTCGGACGGGACGGTCAAGGCCGACTGGCGCGCCGCGCGGGCGTGGCTTCTGCGGCAACTTGCAGCGCCTGAGGCCTGA
- a CDS encoding HTTM domain-containing protein, with protein sequence MRASLARLQRPVHAASLVAFRVAFGAVMVWEAWRYASKGWIERYYVDPVFHFSYPGFDWIAPLPLGDMYAVFAALAIGGVGVALGWQYRITASMLFVTTAYVFLLAPGHYLNHVYLLVLLAGLLAVVPAHHAYSVDAWARRRRARRTGADPPPTTVAVWAVWLFRAQLGIVYTYAGIAKLNPDWLRGEPIGTWLARRADYPVLGPLFAEPWAGVAFAWGGLALDLFAVPFLLWRRTRLAAYLALVVFHLMNAWIFTIGVFPWAMIALTLIFFPPDWTVALTRRLRRVRVEAPALLTPARPTPRWLLAGVAAFLVVQLLLPLRHWAVPGDVAWTEEGHRFAWRMKLRSKSVDDARFFVMDRATNSVEVVDPDEVLAYWQASLMIKRPDMIREFAHYLAEQAALDGYDVAVYADIVASLNGHPEARLIDPDVNLAAEPRTLGPAAWILPRTSAAAQDTEPLAADRWIGPPTQTTSAE encoded by the coding sequence ATGCGTGCCAGTCTAGCCCGTCTCCAGCGCCCCGTCCACGCGGCGTCGCTCGTGGCCTTCCGGGTCGCCTTCGGCGCGGTGATGGTGTGGGAGGCGTGGCGCTATGCATCGAAAGGCTGGATCGAGCGCTACTATGTCGATCCGGTGTTTCACTTCTCGTATCCGGGCTTCGACTGGATCGCGCCGTTGCCCCTGGGCGACATGTATGCCGTGTTCGCAGCGCTCGCGATCGGCGGCGTGGGCGTCGCGCTGGGCTGGCAGTACCGCATCACGGCCTCGATGCTCTTCGTGACGACGGCCTACGTGTTCCTCCTCGCGCCGGGGCACTACCTCAACCACGTCTACCTCCTCGTCCTGCTCGCAGGACTCCTCGCCGTCGTCCCCGCGCACCACGCCTACTCGGTCGACGCCTGGGCACGGCGTCGGCGGGCGAGGCGCACCGGCGCGGACCCGCCGCCGACCACGGTGGCGGTCTGGGCCGTGTGGCTCTTCCGCGCGCAACTCGGCATCGTCTACACCTACGCGGGCATCGCCAAGCTCAACCCGGACTGGCTGCGCGGCGAGCCCATCGGGACGTGGCTGGCTAGGCGCGCCGACTACCCAGTGCTCGGCCCCCTCTTCGCCGAGCCGTGGGCGGGCGTCGCCTTTGCATGGGGCGGCCTCGCGCTCGACCTCTTCGCGGTGCCGTTCCTGCTGTGGCGACGGACGCGCCTCGCGGCCTACCTCGCGCTCGTGGTCTTCCACCTGATGAACGCCTGGATCTTCACGATTGGCGTCTTTCCGTGGGCGATGATCGCGCTCACGCTGATCTTCTTCCCGCCCGACTGGACCGTCGCCCTGACCCGGCGACTGCGCCGAGTGCGGGTGGAGGCTCCGGCCCTGCTCACTCCGGCCCGCCCTACGCCGCGTTGGCTGCTCGCGGGCGTGGCCGCGTTCCTCGTCGTGCAACTGCTGCTCCCGCTGCGCCACTGGGCGGTCCCGGGCGACGTGGCGTGGACGGAGGAGGGCCACCGCTTCGCCTGGCGCATGAAGCTGCGCAGCAAGTCCGTGGACGACGCGCGCTTCTTCGTCATGGACCGCGCTACGAACTCGGTCGAGGTCGTCGATCCGGACGAGGTGCTGGCCTACTGGCAGGCCTCGTTGATGATCAAGCGGCCCGACATGATCCGCGAGTTCGCGCACTACCTCGCCGAGCAGGCCGCGCTGGACGGCTACGATGTCGCAGTCTACGCCGACATCGTGGCGAGCCTCAACGGGCATCCCGAGGCGCGCCTCATCGACCCGGACGTGAACCTGGCCGCGGAGCCGCGCACGCTCGGGCCTGCGGCGTGGATCCTACCGCGCACCTCGGCCGCAGCGCAGGACACAGAGCCGCTCGCCGCCGACCGCTGGATCGGTCCGCCGACGCAGACCACCTCGGCCGAGTGA
- a CDS encoding sensor histidine kinase — MQRRLHDERTRISQDLHDHVGAQLSAVLSGIDLARLSACGSVFPDSTAATLDRIEAHARAAMAHLRETVWALHHKTVPLPAFRDRLRRYAHGQVALRTDAPTTHCRLDTTALGKALPPVLAPMQALHLYRIAQEAILNALKHAGASRLDVGLIVTPNALKLVVRDDGCFAAEAPMQPIPSGYGLDGMRRRAERLGGGFSLTTEGGTTVRVTLPTNPVSASLSEKTAS; from the coding sequence GTGCAGCGTCGTCTCCACGACGAGCGCACCCGCATCAGCCAGGACCTCCACGACCACGTCGGAGCTCAACTCTCTGCGGTGCTCTCGGGCATTGATCTGGCCCGGCTCTCGGCGTGCGGCAGCGTCTTCCCGGATAGCACCGCCGCCACGCTCGACCGGATCGAGGCCCACGCGCGCGCAGCGATGGCGCACCTTCGCGAGACCGTGTGGGCCCTCCACCACAAGACCGTGCCGCTCCCCGCCTTTCGCGACCGGCTACGCAGGTATGCACACGGTCAGGTCGCGCTCCGCACCGACGCCCCCACCACGCACTGTCGCCTCGACACGACCGCCCTCGGCAAGGCGCTGCCCCCCGTGCTCGCGCCGATGCAGGCGCTGCACCTCTACCGTATTGCGCAGGAGGCAATCCTCAATGCGCTCAAGCACGCTGGGGCGTCCCGCCTGGACGTGGGCCTCATTGTCACACCGAACGCGCTCAAGCTCGTCGTTCGCGATGACGGCTGCTTCGCCGCCGAGGCACCCATGCAACCGATTCCGTCTGGCTACGGCCTTGACGGCATGCGCCGCCGCGCGGAGCGGCTGGGCGGAGGCTTCAGCTTGACCACCGAGGGCGGCACGACCGTGCGTGTCACGCTCCCGACCAACCCGGTGTCGGCGTCGCTTTCGGAAAAAACCGCTAGCTGA
- a CDS encoding T9SS type A sorting domain-containing protein yields MRFVTLCLLLPLLLGLSTSAVAQVTFLDTDTRAPQGDGFPGDGYGNAVALSADGRTAVVGAPFSNGTEGAVHVFRNEGGTWVHQQRLSLTETSPGEGALGSTLGDAVAVSADGSVIVATAPFFRNEDGPTMTGGAFTFERGGDGRYTKTADLITTNVRGSDVFYFDVAMNDDGNRVVLSAVTADPATARTTPTVLTFERVGGAWTERAPALATPAEGDAFAFESAGQAIAISGNGQTVAIGNVTLYNGQGAALLFDYDGTTWQPRGEVRVPGASTFGSPSNVALDGDGDVLAVTDRSFSSFNGRVQIYTRSGNAWTQQAELVPSDGGASAAGVGEDFGLGLALRADGRALVATAPFNFDFPTTFRGRIYAFENTGGGTWVERENISLPAGEAEECLSVGLSADGATTLLGCSSVPDVPGGLFGVAVVLEDLAVDAEAEGPTPVTFGLGVAPNPVGAGQATSVRLDLDTASDVRIEVFDVLGRRVATLHDGPLSSGPQALALSTAAYPSGLYLVRATIEGEAAATRRLSVVQ; encoded by the coding sequence ATGCGTTTTGTCACCCTCTGTCTTTTGCTGCCCCTGCTCCTGGGGCTGAGCACCTCGGCGGTCGCCCAGGTCACGTTCCTCGACACCGACACGCGCGCCCCTCAGGGCGACGGCTTCCCTGGCGATGGCTACGGCAACGCCGTGGCGCTGAGTGCGGATGGCCGTACGGCCGTTGTCGGTGCGCCCTTCTCGAACGGGACTGAGGGGGCCGTCCACGTCTTCCGCAACGAGGGCGGCACGTGGGTGCACCAGCAGCGCCTCTCCCTCACCGAAACGTCGCCCGGCGAGGGCGCGCTCGGGTCCACGCTCGGCGACGCGGTCGCGGTCAGCGCGGACGGCTCCGTCATCGTCGCGACAGCCCCATTCTTCCGCAACGAAGACGGTCCGACGATGACGGGCGGGGCGTTCACGTTCGAGCGCGGCGGCGACGGCCGCTACACAAAGACCGCCGACCTGATCACGACGAACGTGCGCGGCTCCGACGTCTTCTACTTCGACGTGGCCATGAACGACGACGGCAACCGGGTCGTCCTCTCCGCCGTGACGGCCGACCCGGCCACCGCGCGCACGACCCCGACCGTGCTCACGTTCGAGCGCGTGGGCGGCGCTTGGACCGAGCGCGCCCCCGCCCTCGCCACGCCTGCCGAGGGCGACGCGTTCGCCTTCGAGAGCGCGGGGCAGGCCATTGCCATCAGCGGCAACGGGCAGACCGTCGCCATCGGCAACGTGACGCTCTACAACGGACAGGGGGCCGCCCTCCTCTTCGACTACGACGGGACAACGTGGCAGCCGCGGGGCGAGGTGCGTGTCCCCGGCGCGTCCACCTTCGGAAGCCCCTCGAACGTGGCACTCGACGGCGACGGCGACGTGCTCGCGGTCACCGACCGCAGCTTCAGCAGCTTCAACGGACGCGTCCAGATCTACACGCGCTCGGGCAACGCCTGGACCCAACAGGCCGAGCTCGTCCCGAGTGATGGCGGCGCGAGCGCGGCCGGTGTAGGGGAAGACTTCGGTCTCGGCCTCGCCCTGCGTGCCGACGGCCGCGCGCTCGTGGCCACGGCTCCGTTCAACTTCGACTTCCCGACGACCTTCCGTGGGCGGATCTACGCCTTCGAGAACACCGGCGGCGGGACCTGGGTGGAGCGGGAGAACATATCACTCCCCGCTGGCGAGGCGGAGGAGTGCCTCTCGGTCGGGCTGAGCGCAGACGGCGCGACGACGCTGCTCGGCTGCAGTTCCGTCCCGGACGTACCAGGCGGCCTCTTCGGCGTCGCCGTCGTGCTCGAAGACCTAGCTGTCGACGCTGAAGCAGAAGGCCCGACGCCTGTGACATTTGGGCTCGGGGTCGCCCCCAATCCGGTGGGAGCAGGGCAGGCCACGTCCGTGCGCCTCGACCTGGACACGGCGTCCGACGTGCGCATCGAGGTGTTCGACGTGCTCGGCCGCCGCGTCGCCACGCTGCACGACGGTCCGCTCAGCAGCGGGCCGCAGGCGCTCGCCCTAAGCACGGCCGCCTACCCGAGCGGCCTCTACCTCGTCCGCGCCACCATCGAGGGAGAGGCGGCGGCAACCCGTCGCCTTTCGGTGGTTCAATGA